A DNA window from Parabacteroides johnsonii DSM 18315 contains the following coding sequences:
- a CDS encoding HdeD family acid-resistance protein: MKSLNGSVLRCIFAIVLGLVLVLWPEAAVTYLVITIGICFIIPGLFSLLNYFTREKVEGEPSPMFPIDGAGSILFGAWLVIMPQFFVSILMYILGALLVLAGAQQLISLVSARKWSTVPYGFYILPSLILITGVMILAYPFGAAANTFVIFGVACLVYGISELINWYKFSKR; the protein is encoded by the coding sequence ATGAAAAGTTTAAATGGATCAGTCCTGCGCTGCATATTTGCAATCGTATTGGGACTTGTATTGGTTCTTTGGCCGGAAGCGGCCGTTACTTATTTGGTAATAACAATCGGGATTTGTTTTATCATACCGGGATTATTCTCGCTCTTGAATTATTTCACCCGCGAAAAAGTAGAAGGAGAGCCAAGCCCGATGTTTCCGATCGACGGAGCGGGCAGTATCCTGTTCGGAGCATGGTTAGTGATCATGCCGCAGTTTTTCGTTAGCATACTAATGTATATTTTAGGAGCTTTACTGGTTCTTGCAGGTGCACAACAACTGATTTCGCTGGTTTCCGCCCGCAAATGGAGTACCGTACCCTATGGTTTTTACATCCTACCGTCCCTGATTTTGATAACAGGAGTTATGATCCTCGCCTACCCGTTCGGAGCAGCCGCCAACACATTTGTGATTTTCGGAGTCGCTTGCCTGGTCTATGGTATTTCCGAACTGATCAACTGGTATAAGTTCAGTAAAAGATAA
- a CDS encoding helix-turn-helix domain-containing protein, translating to MEKLPLIELAELNKSIIFRDSFQDIFSIADLDGGMDIGDPDSPERFAPMRLNALLMVLTFEGTLEIHLDYVSYTVKPNSFITIMPTHALQLDKISKDFKGRLLIASKEFLDDCNPGGGNRTQAIANYMEVRKNPCTELEPEEAVKLAGNMQIIRDKMRERTHFYQKELVQNAFIGFLLELGNIMLSKKDRLIRPTLSRKEELFEQFLQLLFEHCKEQHVVTFYAEKLFITPQYLSLILKELTGKSANKWIDDALIVEAKILLKAPQATVQQVADILHFSDQSTFGKFFKKHMGISPMEYRKS from the coding sequence ATGGAAAAACTTCCTTTAATAGAATTGGCGGAGTTGAATAAGAGTATTATTTTCCGTGATAGTTTTCAGGATATTTTTTCGATTGCGGATCTGGACGGAGGTATGGATATCGGAGATCCCGACTCGCCTGAGCGTTTTGCTCCGATGCGGTTGAACGCACTTTTGATGGTGCTGACTTTTGAAGGGACGCTTGAAATCCATCTGGATTATGTTTCTTACACTGTCAAACCGAATAGTTTTATAACGATCATGCCTACGCATGCTCTCCAGCTTGACAAAATCAGTAAAGATTTTAAAGGTCGCTTGCTGATTGCATCCAAAGAGTTTCTGGACGATTGTAATCCTGGTGGGGGTAACCGGACTCAGGCAATCGCTAACTATATGGAGGTTCGGAAGAATCCTTGCACGGAGCTGGAACCGGAAGAAGCAGTAAAACTGGCCGGAAATATGCAGATTATACGGGATAAGATGAGGGAACGTACTCATTTTTATCAGAAAGAACTGGTGCAGAACGCCTTTATCGGCTTCCTGCTGGAGTTGGGAAATATAATGTTAAGCAAGAAAGACCGTTTGATCCGGCCGACTCTTTCCCGCAAGGAAGAATTGTTCGAACAGTTTCTGCAATTGTTGTTTGAACATTGCAAGGAACAGCATGTAGTTACTTTCTATGCTGAAAAGTTGTTTATCACACCGCAGTATCTATCATTGATACTGAAGGAATTGACAGGTAAATCTGCTAATAAGTGGATAGACGATGCCCTGATCGTCGAGGCGAAAATTCTTTTGAAAGCTCCTCAGGCAACTGTCCAGCAGGTGGCGGATATACTTCATTTTTCCGACCAGTCGACTTTTGGAAAATTCTTTAAGAAACATATGGGGATTTCTCCGATGGAGTACCGTAAGTCCTGA
- a CDS encoding efflux RND transporter permease subunit: MSLYATAVKKPVTTALVFVAIVIFGLFSLTRLSVDLLPEIETNTIMVMTSYAGASAADIEMNVSKPLENVLNSVSDLKHITSQSRENISIITLEFDYGTDIDVATNDVRDKLDVAEPMLPDDVDNPIIFKFGTNDIPIIILSVTAEESTNALYKILDDKVSNPLARISGVGAVSISGTPTREIQVYCDPYKLEAYGVSIEGISAIIAQENRNTPGGSVDIGSNAYALRVQGEFTDAHQMDDLVIGHKDNKTIYLRDVARIEDSIEERAQETYNNGKKGGMIVIQKQSGANSVNIAKKVHQKLPEIQKSLPSDVKLGVIMDTSTNILNTIDSLKETIFITFVIVMLVVFVFLGRWRATFIIILTIPISLIASFAYLLASGNTLNIISLSSLSIAIGMVVDDAIVVLENITTHIERGSAPKQAAVHATNEVAISVIASTLTMLAVFLPLTMVTGMAGILFKQLGWIVSIIMIVSTVGALTLTPMLSSQLLKQNPKKGRLYTLFFTPIEKALDALDRGYSNFLYWAVRHRKTVIFGATLIFAGSMLLVPTIKTEFFPTQDNAQISVHIELPVGTRQDITRKLALEIDELFRQKYPEIKTSNFTEGQADSDNTWAQLSNNGTHIIDYYINMSSVGDRERGMVEICEEMRKDLAKYPEIKTFKVIEGGQEEGMGGQNAVDVEIYGFDFGRTDAVAAELAERMRKVKGCSQVNISREDYIPEYQVDFDREKLAINGLNITTAAMALRNRINGSTASKYREDGDEYDIKVRYAPEFRQSVEDIENILVYNSAGQGIRIRDLGKVVERMTPPTIERKDRERVITVSAVVGKGAAMSDIVTAARNQLKEMDIPSDVSWQLGGTYEDQMDTFFDLTILMILIIILVFIVMAAQFESLTDPFVIMFSIPFAFTGIILGLAITQTPLGVMALIGLIMLMGIVVKNGIVLIDYTILCRERGMGILTAVVTAGKSRLRPVLMTTLTTVLGMIPMAVGTGEGSEMWRSMGMTVAWGLSVSTLITLVIVPVVYCVFAGNGVRRRHRKMARNGISSKKE; encoded by the coding sequence ATGAGCTTATATGCAACAGCGGTAAAAAAGCCGGTTACGACTGCCCTTGTCTTTGTGGCAATCGTGATCTTCGGTCTTTTTTCATTAACCAGATTATCAGTAGACTTGCTGCCGGAGATCGAGACAAACACGATCATGGTCATGACCTCCTATGCCGGCGCCAGTGCTGCGGATATCGAAATGAACGTCTCCAAACCACTGGAGAACGTATTGAACAGCGTCAGCGACCTGAAACACATCACGTCACAGTCGCGTGAAAACATCTCGATCATCACACTCGAATTCGACTATGGTACGGATATCGACGTGGCAACCAATGACGTGCGTGACAAACTGGACGTTGCCGAGCCAATGCTACCGGATGATGTGGATAATCCTATTATCTTCAAATTCGGAACGAACGATATTCCGATTATCATCCTGTCGGTTACGGCGGAAGAGAGTACAAACGCCCTATACAAGATTCTGGACGACAAGGTATCGAACCCACTTGCACGCATCAGTGGTGTAGGAGCGGTTTCCATTTCCGGTACGCCGACACGTGAAATACAAGTCTATTGCGATCCGTACAAACTGGAAGCATACGGAGTTTCAATCGAAGGAATATCCGCAATTATCGCACAGGAGAACCGGAACACCCCGGGCGGTAGCGTGGATATCGGTTCCAACGCTTATGCGCTCCGCGTACAAGGTGAATTTACGGATGCACATCAAATGGACGATCTTGTAATCGGTCATAAGGATAATAAAACGATCTACCTACGTGATGTCGCCCGCATTGAAGACAGCATCGAAGAGCGTGCCCAGGAGACTTACAATAACGGAAAAAAAGGCGGTATGATCGTTATCCAAAAACAATCAGGGGCCAACTCGGTGAACATAGCCAAAAAGGTTCACCAGAAACTGCCGGAAATCCAGAAAAGTCTCCCTTCGGATGTCAAGTTGGGGGTCATCATGGATACTTCCACTAATATCTTGAATACGATCGACAGCCTGAAAGAAACCATTTTCATCACCTTCGTTATCGTTATGTTAGTGGTGTTCGTGTTCCTCGGACGATGGAGAGCAACGTTTATCATTATCCTGACCATTCCGATCTCACTGATAGCTTCATTCGCTTACTTGCTTGCCTCCGGCAATACACTGAATATTATCTCGCTAAGTTCACTCTCCATTGCTATCGGTATGGTTGTGGATGATGCGATCGTGGTGCTGGAAAACATTACAACTCATATTGAAAGAGGTAGTGCCCCGAAACAGGCGGCCGTACATGCGACAAACGAAGTGGCTATTTCCGTAATCGCCTCAACCCTGACCATGTTGGCTGTATTCCTGCCCCTGACGATGGTGACGGGTATGGCGGGTATCCTGTTCAAACAGTTAGGTTGGATCGTTAGTATCATCATGATTGTTTCAACGGTCGGAGCTTTGACACTGACTCCGATGTTGAGTTCGCAACTACTCAAGCAAAATCCTAAAAAAGGCCGCTTGTACACCTTGTTCTTCACGCCGATCGAAAAGGCATTGGATGCGCTGGATCGTGGCTATTCCAATTTCCTTTATTGGGCGGTACGCCATCGGAAAACGGTTATATTCGGCGCAACTTTGATCTTTGCGGGAAGTATGTTATTAGTTCCGACTATCAAGACGGAATTTTTCCCGACTCAGGATAATGCGCAGATCAGTGTTCACATTGAGTTGCCGGTCGGAACCCGCCAGGACATCACCCGTAAACTGGCGCTTGAAATCGACGAACTGTTTCGACAGAAATATCCGGAAATAAAAACCAGCAACTTTACCGAGGGACAAGCCGATTCCGATAATACCTGGGCTCAATTGAGCAATAACGGGACACATATTATCGATTATTACATCAATATGTCAAGTGTCGGCGATCGTGAACGCGGTATGGTTGAAATCTGTGAAGAGATGCGTAAGGATTTAGCTAAATACCCGGAGATCAAAACCTTTAAGGTTATCGAAGGTGGACAGGAAGAAGGCATGGGCGGACAAAACGCTGTCGACGTCGAGATTTATGGTTTCGACTTCGGCCGGACCGATGCCGTAGCCGCCGAGCTGGCCGAAAGGATGCGTAAGGTAAAAGGTTGTTCACAGGTCAACATCAGCCGTGAGGATTACATACCCGAATATCAAGTTGATTTCGACCGGGAAAAACTGGCGATCAACGGATTGAATATCACAACGGCTGCTATGGCTTTGCGTAACCGCATCAACGGCTCTACCGCCTCCAAATATCGCGAAGACGGTGACGAGTATGATATAAAAGTACGCTACGCCCCTGAATTCCGCCAGTCGGTTGAAGACATCGAGAATATCCTGGTGTATAATAGTGCCGGTCAGGGAATCCGTATCCGCGACCTGGGTAAAGTAGTAGAACGAATGACACCTCCGACCATTGAACGCAAAGACCGCGAACGCGTTATTACCGTATCGGCAGTAGTCGGAAAAGGTGCAGCCATGAGCGATATCGTAACAGCCGCCCGGAATCAATTGAAGGAGATGGATATACCTTCGGATGTCAGCTGGCAGTTAGGAGGAACGTACGAAGACCAGATGGACACCTTCTTCGACCTGACAATCCTGATGATCCTGATCATCATTTTGGTATTTATCGTAATGGCCGCTCAGTTCGAATCACTGACAGACCCGTTCGTAATCATGTTCTCCATCCCCTTCGCCTTCACCGGCATAATCTTAGGGCTGGCAATCACGCAGACTCCATTGGGCGTTATGGCATTGATCGGCCTGATTATGCTGATGGGTATCGTTGTTAAAAACGGTATCGTACTGATCGACTACACGATCCTTTGCAGGGAAAGAGGAATGGGAATCCTGACCGCAGTAGTGACAGCCGGAAAATCCCGCCTTCGCCCGGTATTGATGACCACCCTGACGACCGTATTGGGTATGATCCCGATGGCAGTCGGAACAGGCGAAGGTTCGGAAA
- a CDS encoding TetR/AcrR family transcriptional regulator, which yields MIIKEQIMLTAFDLFSEHGIKNVSMDDIAHNASISKRTLYELFEDKETLLTECINLSYTKMKLSMKQLESEPITALEIALLFYEELMRRPRWFNRKFYDDLKRYPKALQKTEEEKSRFLKKCIKLLSRGAKEGVFQPNINFEIVALLAKEQAKMIRPSKALSNHSVAEVFNTILYTFLRGISTEKGIAILDRYLLKYTQKQLD from the coding sequence ATGATCATAAAAGAACAAATAATGTTAACGGCATTCGACTTATTTTCGGAACACGGGATCAAGAATGTCAGTATGGATGATATCGCTCATAACGCGAGTATATCCAAACGGACTCTTTATGAACTTTTCGAAGATAAGGAGACTCTACTAACAGAATGTATAAACCTGAGTTATACCAAAATGAAGCTATCCATGAAGCAACTTGAATCCGAGCCGATAACAGCTCTTGAAATTGCCTTGCTTTTTTATGAAGAGCTTATGAGGCGACCTCGCTGGTTTAACCGGAAGTTCTATGATGATCTGAAACGTTATCCGAAAGCATTGCAAAAAACAGAAGAAGAAAAATCCCGATTTTTGAAAAAATGTATAAAACTACTGTCAAGAGGGGCAAAAGAAGGTGTTTTTCAACCGAATATTAACTTCGAAATTGTAGCTTTGCTGGCGAAAGAGCAGGCGAAGATGATCCGTCCGTCCAAAGCCCTCTCCAACCATTCCGTGGCCGAAGTGTTCAATACGATTCTTTATACCTTCCTCCGGGGAATCTCTACTGAAAAAGGTATTGCCATTTTAGACCGTTATTTATTGAAATATACACAGAAGCAATTAGATTGA
- a CDS encoding TolC family protein, protein MRQILITKKMMWVVIMLLPSLAFTSAKAQDTLVLDIGKALEIALSENPTVKVANKEIQKKKYAQKGSYAALFPQVSFAADYNRTLKKQVMYMDGFDMGSTEIPGMEDMPNMDEGIEVGRDNNWNLGFNASMPIVNAALWKSLSISAVDVELAIEQARSSKIAMVNQVKKGYYGVLLANDSYRVFKESYDNAMENYLDIKRKFEQGTVAEYDLIRANVTVKNSEPNMLQAENALVLAKWQLKALLGIDLDINIECEGQLTDFEKDLFGDFLSTDTTLANNTDLKQMDLQAKQLEKTLTMQKFDYLPTLSLTGLYQWTAMNNDFKFKDYMWNPYSMVGVSLSIPIFSGGSKFYKIKQTRNSIEQLSLQREDTQRNLQLAIKQYIDNMNTCVKRFDASQKGVEQAERGYMISQKRYDTGAGTLLEMNDSELALTQAKLNFNQAIYDYMVAKADLEKVLGQQEF, encoded by the coding sequence ATGAGACAAATCTTAATTACTAAAAAGATGATGTGGGTAGTGATAATGTTACTCCCCTCTCTGGCCTTTACCTCCGCAAAAGCTCAGGACACACTCGTTCTCGATATAGGAAAAGCTCTTGAGATCGCGCTGAGCGAAAACCCTACTGTAAAAGTGGCTAATAAGGAAATCCAGAAGAAAAAATATGCACAGAAAGGTTCATATGCCGCTCTATTTCCCCAAGTCAGTTTTGCAGCCGACTACAACCGGACCTTGAAAAAACAAGTGATGTATATGGACGGCTTCGACATGGGAAGTACCGAAATACCAGGCATGGAAGACATGCCGAATATGGATGAAGGGATTGAAGTGGGACGTGATAATAACTGGAACCTCGGTTTCAACGCCTCGATGCCGATTGTCAACGCTGCTCTTTGGAAAAGCCTGAGTATCTCGGCTGTCGATGTGGAATTGGCAATCGAACAGGCACGTTCTTCCAAAATTGCGATGGTCAACCAGGTAAAGAAAGGGTATTACGGCGTGCTTCTTGCTAACGATTCATACCGCGTATTTAAGGAAAGCTATGACAACGCGATGGAAAATTACCTGGATATCAAGCGTAAGTTTGAACAGGGAACTGTCGCCGAATATGACCTGATACGCGCCAATGTTACCGTAAAGAATAGCGAGCCCAATATGTTGCAGGCAGAAAACGCACTGGTTCTCGCCAAATGGCAATTAAAAGCTTTATTAGGCATAGACCTGGACATAAACATCGAATGTGAAGGACAATTGACCGATTTTGAAAAAGATTTATTCGGCGATTTTCTTTCGACAGACACGACATTGGCTAATAATACAGATTTGAAACAAATGGATTTACAAGCCAAGCAACTGGAAAAGACACTGACCATGCAAAAGTTCGATTATTTGCCGACGCTGTCGCTCACCGGTTTGTATCAGTGGACAGCCATGAACAACGACTTCAAGTTCAAAGACTATATGTGGAACCCCTACTCTATGGTCGGTGTCTCACTTTCCATTCCGATCTTCTCCGGCGGTAGTAAGTTCTATAAGATCAAACAAACAAGAAATTCGATCGAACAATTGAGCCTGCAAAGAGAGGATACACAGCGAAACCTGCAACTGGCAATCAAGCAATATATAGATAATATGAATACCTGCGTCAAACGCTTCGACGCCTCACAGAAGGGAGTGGAACAAGCCGAACGGGGGTATATGATCTCACAGAAACGCTATGACACAGGTGCCGGGACTCTGCTCGAGATGAACGATTCGGAATTAGCGTTGACACAGGCCAAACTGAATTTCAACCAGGCTATTTACGATTATATGGTAGCAAAGGCTGACCTGGAAAAGGTGTTAGGCCAGCAAGAATTTTAA
- a CDS encoding efflux RND transporter periplasmic adaptor subunit: METNKRQHFISLLILPLLLSCSGEKKDSTQTETVSNKAIVRVETVSAQDVEQISEFTATVEANISNNIAPQTPVRIEKLFAEVGDHVKAGQLLVKMDETNLKQTKIQLDNQELEFKRIDELYKVGGASKSAWDAQKTQLDISRATYKNLQENTQLLSPITGIVTARNYDSGDMYSGGLPIFTVEQIRPVKLLINVSESLFTKVKKGKDVDIRLDVYGDEVFKGKVSLVYPTIDPNTRTFPVEIKIDNNDERVRPGMFARVTIGFGTQNHVVAPDLAIVKQSGAGDRYIYVYKDGKVSYEKVELGRRMGNKYEVISGVNSGDQVVVSGQSRLNNGMEVEIEK, from the coding sequence ATGGAAACAAATAAAAGACAACACTTCATATCACTCCTCATTCTACCTTTACTGTTATCCTGTTCAGGCGAAAAGAAAGATTCGACACAAACAGAAACTGTCAGCAACAAAGCTATTGTGAGAGTAGAGACTGTATCTGCACAAGACGTAGAGCAGATCAGTGAATTTACAGCAACAGTCGAGGCCAACATCTCGAATAACATCGCCCCGCAAACCCCGGTACGCATAGAGAAGTTGTTTGCAGAAGTCGGCGATCATGTAAAAGCAGGCCAACTCCTGGTCAAGATGGATGAGACCAACCTCAAACAGACCAAAATACAATTGGACAACCAGGAGCTGGAGTTCAAACGTATCGACGAACTGTACAAAGTAGGCGGTGCTTCCAAATCAGCCTGGGATGCACAGAAAACACAGTTGGACATAAGCCGTGCGACCTACAAGAATTTACAAGAAAACACACAGTTACTGAGTCCGATCACCGGTATCGTCACCGCCCGCAATTATGATAGCGGAGATATGTATAGCGGAGGCTTGCCTATCTTCACCGTTGAACAGATCCGTCCGGTCAAACTGCTGATCAACGTATCCGAAAGCCTCTTCACAAAAGTAAAAAAGGGGAAAGATGTCGACATCCGGTTGGATGTATACGGAGACGAAGTATTCAAAGGGAAAGTCAGCCTGGTTTACCCGACTATCGATCCGAATACACGCACATTCCCTGTCGAAATCAAAATCGACAACAATGACGAGCGTGTCCGTCCGGGAATGTTCGCCCGCGTGACGATCGGTTTCGGGACACAAAACCATGTGGTCGCTCCGGATCTCGCCATCGTAAAACAGTCCGGTGCAGGAGACCGCTATATATATGTATACAAAGACGGTAAAGTTTCCTACGAGAAAGTAGAGTTAGGACGCCGTATGGGGAATAAATATGAAGTCATTTCGGGGGTAAACAGCGGCGACCAGGTAGTAGTATCCGGTCAAAGCCGACTGAATAACGGAATGGAAGTAGAAATCGAAAAGTAA
- a CDS encoding CTP synthase, translated as MADTKYIFVTGGVVSSLGKGIIAASLGKLLQARGYKVTIQKFDPYINIDPGTLNPYEHGECYVTVDGHEADLDLGHYERFLNVQTTRANNITTGRIYQSVISKERKGDYLGKTVQVVPHITDEIKRNVKLLGNKYKFDFVITEIGGTVGDIESLPFIESVRQLKWELGKNCICVHLTYVPYIAAAKEYKTKPTQHSVKQLQELGIQPDVLVLRTEHELSANLLSKVALFCNVAQDAVIQSVDVPTIYEVPLVLQRQKMDEVILRKVGLEVGPTPEMKPWHQFLQRKVDATETVKIGLVGKYVELQDAYKSIDESLLQAAIYNDRKLDLHLFHSEKLNDGNAAELLKDMDGILIAPGFGQRGIEGKFAALKYARENDVPCLGICLGMQCMVIEFARNVMGLTEANSTEMEPNTPYKVIDLMEEQKNVTNMGGSMRLGAYDCILKEGSKAYEAYGQTHIQERHRHRFEFNSEYRDKFEAAGMMCVGENPESNLVEVVEIPALKWFVGVQFHPEYNSTVVNPNPLFVSFVKAAVENKK; from the coding sequence GTGGCAGATACAAAGTACATCTTCGTTACGGGCGGCGTGGTCTCTTCATTAGGTAAGGGAATTATTGCCGCATCATTGGGTAAACTACTTCAGGCAAGAGGTTACAAGGTTACCATTCAGAAATTTGATCCCTATATCAATATCGATCCGGGTACGCTGAACCCGTACGAACATGGGGAATGCTATGTTACCGTAGACGGACATGAAGCGGATTTGGACCTCGGACACTACGAGCGTTTTCTGAATGTTCAGACAACCCGCGCAAATAACATCACTACAGGGCGCATCTATCAGAGCGTTATTAGCAAAGAGCGTAAAGGGGATTACCTGGGAAAGACTGTGCAGGTGGTGCCTCATATCACGGACGAGATCAAGCGCAATGTGAAATTGCTGGGAAATAAATACAAATTTGATTTCGTGATCACTGAAATCGGCGGTACGGTCGGTGATATCGAATCTCTTCCATTTATCGAAAGCGTGCGTCAGTTGAAATGGGAACTGGGAAAGAATTGTATATGTGTACATCTTACTTATGTGCCTTATATCGCGGCTGCAAAAGAATACAAGACCAAACCGACACAGCATTCCGTAAAACAACTGCAGGAGTTGGGGATTCAGCCGGATGTTCTGGTATTGCGTACCGAGCATGAGTTGAGTGCCAATTTGTTAAGTAAAGTGGCTCTCTTCTGTAATGTAGCGCAGGATGCCGTTATACAGTCAGTCGACGTTCCGACGATTTACGAAGTTCCGTTGGTATTGCAGCGTCAGAAGATGGACGAAGTGATCCTGCGTAAAGTCGGGCTGGAAGTCGGACCGACACCTGAGATGAAGCCTTGGCATCAGTTCTTGCAACGTAAGGTGGATGCTACTGAAACAGTAAAGATCGGCTTGGTCGGTAAATATGTCGAACTACAGGATGCTTATAAGTCAATCGACGAATCTCTGCTGCAGGCTGCTATTTATAATGATCGTAAGCTGGATTTGCATTTGTTCCATTCCGAAAAACTGAATGACGGCAATGCAGCCGAATTGTTGAAAGATATGGATGGAATCCTGATCGCTCCGGGATTCGGGCAGCGTGGTATTGAAGGGAAATTTGCCGCATTGAAATATGCTCGTGAAAACGATGTCCCTTGCCTGGGTATCTGTTTGGGTATGCAGTGCATGGTGATCGAATTTGCCCGCAACGTAATGGGGCTGACGGAAGCCAACTCGACGGAAATGGAACCCAATACCCCATATAAAGTGATCGACCTGATGGAAGAGCAGAAAAACGTAACCAATATGGGTGGTTCTATGCGTCTGGGGGCATACGACTGTATCTTGAAGGAGGGGTCTAAGGCTTATGAAGCGTATGGACAGACACACATCCAGGAACGTCATCGCCATCGTTTCGAGTTCAACAGCGAATATCGCGATAAGTTCGAAGCTGCCGGCATGATGTGCGTAGGTGAAAATCCGGAATCGAACTTGGTTGAAGTGGTAGAGATTCCTGCATTGAAATGGTTTGTGGGTGTTCAGTTCCATCCGGAATATAACAGCACGGTCGTTAATCCTAATCCTCTTTTCGTTAGCTTTGTAAAAGCTGCAGTTGAAAATAAAAAATAA